The genomic DNA aaaaattgaatttaaaattctcaaattcttGTCAAATTACCAAAAGCAAATAATTcctaagataatatattaataataataataattataatattatacaatagttactattattgaaattattaatttcattttttaaatatttttattaatgtctaattatgattaattaaaaaattttaactttcttaaggaactcgaaatttatttgagatattttgttgatctattgtattttattaattaatattaattttattatttcatattaaataattatttatatatatatatatatatatattatcaattcaacttattaattattgaatttttgaatgaaaaatagaattctaaCCCGATATTAAAATTCGCGCTAAATATAGCGCCATTTCATATGTATTATACATTTCACTGTTTTATGTTTGTACAATTGActtttaaatcaattcaaCTACTATTTCATGTCATTGTGTTTTTTTGATAGTTAAGTGTTTCGAAACTGTCttggtaaaaataataagataaaaaacagTGTCAATTcttacttaatataataaaacaatttatattttcataatttaatattaaaacatacaaTTGAGAAGTGTATTTCACAATTCATTTCCttcgtatttaattaatataatttctttacttcgttgtaattatttacagtttttggtaaataaaaatttattacttattatttttttaaattttattatataaaatataagaaatataaccactattaaatatattttttgtttgaaacatatgtgtaatgtaattaattgcatatatataaatttttattattctatatatttttatatattttattattatactttcttatttttcttatctctattatattttcttatatatatttttattttattgtaattaattttttatagttatcagttttttttaagttttttattttttttaaaatataatatatttctctttgatataaaatattattattttatttttaattattattatattttgttttatttttaattatttatttcgtatttatatatatgtatatattgtattttgtttatttattttttacagttatgtaattttgaagagcattaaaattaataaacaagagACTATGAAAGTTTATTGGTacaattacttatattataaaattagttataaaccatgatatagaaataaaaaatacacaaaaCAGTGTGATGACCAAGTATGACAGGTTCTTCTGAAATGGATACAAATAAACAAACAGaagaatctaataatattccaaataatgTTGGAAAATCTGAAAGTTCAGATTCAATAgaggttattattatatacataatgatatgtttttatttaaaaaaagataaaaatataaaaaaattttatttaaaaaacaaaaacaaatttattatattttctatttaggTGGATAATTCACGtacagttttattaaaaatagcaaCATTATATGCAGAACGTCTTATGAATGATATTTGTTTAGTTGTTGATGGTATAGAATATCCAGCACATCGTCTTATACTTTGTGCTTCTAGTGATGTTTTTCAAGTaagtaaatttgtttttaaattagtatataataagatgaaatgaaaaacaattgtTTATTCTTATACAGGATGTCACTAAACTGGTGGTATAACCTAAAAGGACatgattttatgtaaaaaaagtaaattaatatttagaataatatttttttaaattaaatgtttattcttAAGTGAattgattcatttatttaaaatatttaaaaaaatataacattggatataaatatattattggtagataaatgaaaactagtttttatcatttttatgtttaataaaaaataatttttaaataaaagatattttcgtttcgttattattcctttattattttaacactaatattaattaaatattaattaaatagtaaaataatgacaatttttttattgaatatttattatatttattttaaataaataaaataaaagtaatatttcaatattatactcattattatttttttcaatataggTAATGTTAATGAGTCCTCAATGGAGTGAATCTCAAGAAAGTAGAGTAACCCTTCAAGAAACGCCACAATGTGTACCTATATTTAGTGAGTTTCTGCGGTACTTTTATACTGgtcaaataagaattaattatggTGTCGTTCTACCAATATTATCATTAGCTGATAAGTATAATGTTAAGGATCTAATATCACTGTGCCTTGATTATATGCAAAATCATATTGCATTAGCTGCCATACATGGCACTTTAGTATCATGGTTACAATATACTTCAAATTGTGGTCATCACAATATTACTCAAGCAtgccaaaattttattaaatggaatTTGGAATTGGTGGCCAAAACTGcagattttggaaattttgatttggATATTTTAGTATCATTATTACATCAAAGCAGTTTAGTAATAAAGGATGAAAtgacattatataaatgtttagaATCATGGTTGGATCATCAGgcaaatcgattaaaaacacAATTATCACACGATGAATTAGAAGCAACATTGGAACAATTGGTAATAGCTGTGATGTCTCCAGTTAGATTTCCAATGATGTCTCCTCGGCAATTAGCAGAATTGCTATTATTTCCTTTAACAAAAAAGTATAAGGAATTCTTTGTAGAACGTATGTCTATAGGTATGTCATTTCATTCTGGTCAATTAGACAGAGTTAAAGAAGTGAGTTCAAGTGAAGAAGATGGCGCGTTACTTTTTGAACCTAGATTATATACTGTAGACACTTGTAGTTCATTACTTACGATAGAGAATTTTCACGGTTTACCTTCTTATCATACAAGAACACTTGTATTTTCGAGTCATTCGTGTTTGGCAGAATATGCTGGTGACCGTGCGTGTGAATGGGTCGTAGACATATATCCGAAAGGAGTttggtttaaaaaattttttttgatagtaTGGCAAGGAACAGTAGAGATGCCAGAACATGTAAAACGTTCGGTTAGGTTATCACTTACGTGTAAGGAACCACCTGTAAATAGTAATGCCGATATGCGGGTAAAAATAGGTGTTTTAATATATGGTTTACAGGATGGTGTTGAGCATATTGCTAGAGTAACAGAAATTATTCACAGGTTTAGTAAAAAAGAACGAGTCCTTAATTTGGACGATCTTTTGCCGTTCGAGGAACTTAATCCGCAACAAGGTTCTGTAACAGAAAATACTTCTCCTTTCCTTGTAGGTCCAAATAAAGATATGCTCAAACTTCACATTGTTATATCACCAGCTAACTAATATAAATCTCTTAAActgtatcaaataaaattttattatgaaattcaagtatatttaatatatgataaattgcctttattttatgttaaaacttatgattttgatatatattccagattttcttttgtttggATATAttggtattttaatattagattgaCATAGATtgatataaagttttatatttaaaccaaactatatgaaagaaaatatataataaattattgaaagacTTAAACATTCTAtatgttttcattatattaatattttgtaaaatgttttaaagttattaaagttagttatttaatcatttttaattagttatatttatttgatatatatatttttaattttattggttaatattatttagaatagtttttaaaaaataacataatgaaatgaactcatattaatttttttgttaaaaagaaattaaaaatgaaagaaatattttttaaaatttcaaaatagttTAGTTTAAAAACTTACATGAAATAAGttctaaaagtttttaaacatGTAATGAAAAGccaaaataagttaaaattgataattgaatttttaaattaaaatttaacaataagttttaacaataaataaataaactcatttataacaattataagaaacatattttaatattgtgtatattataatatatatatttaaaatatatatatatacatatatatatatatatatatatatatatatatatatattttttaatattgtgtatattataatatatatatttaaaatatatatatatatatatttataatatatatatttattatttaaaattaaaattgtacatttaataatataaaattataatgatatattaaatcacatgtataaagttttaattcaatcgaaaatatatatatatatatatatatatataaaataataaaaatgtttaaaatttatttatcaagttataagcaatttgAATTTGTATTAGATGAAGTTGAAATAGCGAGGCTGAATGTCACGGAAATATAGCTTTAGATGAtgcatattacaaatatagataaagacaataaatagaaaaaaataataaagaacaagatagagataggataaaaattaattgttactgCCATCTTTCaccaaaaatatcaattcaaaGGCAGAATaagatagaatagaaattgagGATCAACGCTAGTTTAATTctactttattttatctatagaaagatatttttgattatagttTTCATTCGAGAGATgatgttaattaattcatatccTATTCTATTCCTCTATTctgttatttgtttttcttatcTATATTGGTTGCATTTACAGTATTCTAGAGATAACTGATttaccaattttattttcttttccttatcTATACATATTCTTGACTAATCatagatgaaataaatattagtatcaattttgaaaatattaaaaagttataatttttaatattttattaataattaaataattttatagcatattgatatgatataacaatttgtaaaacattatgatttattaaatttaataatagttttataattatttttacatcaatttattaaaatttgtaaattttaataatttctagaaatatttttatgatagaaaatttGTCAGATTTgagttttacaaatataaaaaccgatttttaatctatttcttttctttaatttcggtttttaaattttttggcgCCATCTGATAATCATACAGTTGAACTATATTCTACATAAGCGTCAATAAGCTAATGTACCTtgcataatattcttttaacagTAATTTATGGATGTGAAAAAACATTCAAAGTTATTTgtctataattttgttaattacttCATAGATAAAGTATTGAAAATaggtatgtaatttataaattttttttataaaaaaagattttgatagatattggttattttaacaattttaataatttttttataatttaaaattatatttataaaaattcattgattataatgatttgcaaattataatatttatttaaaaaattattttattagtttttattctcatattttataagtatatttatatatatcgttgttgattcatatatttgatttaaataacttataaccacttgtttaatttacaaaatatgtaaataaataaattttaatttatttaataatttatgtcattatttatttttattttaatttatcaaaataatttagttataatatatgaattattgaaataaatatataagaaatacataatttatttcagaaatttatgGTCAAgtgattgtataattattaaaattttatcaatttcatcaaaatgattttaacacttttttatatgatagCAACATCAATTCAgtcaagaagaattttatttttaaaaactcatTTAAGCAGTTTATTCCAAGGAAACACAAATACTTATCCatcaataatgttttataacaAAACAATAGGTTCATATAAAggtaatgtattaatatttattttttatattttttatatttttatattataataataaattttatataaattgttcaattttaatatagtttaaagattatgtattcatataagatataaataagatataaattagataatttaataatttaataaagatattatgatataattttataagtaaatttctacttaaaatttgatatattaaaatatcaaaataatataaatattatagatttgatttaattcattatatattaaattttagtttgTTCTGtctgttatttaatttattatattatttttaataattgttaaaattataaaattcctcaaatatataatttttaatgatttatattatattataataattaatattatatttttttctacatatatatttaatttttatttataactgtcaaattaattttacatatatatttatatattcttataatctttattacttattatatattacttattatatattatatctttattacttattatatatttgtctttatgcattatattataaattttttgcatatttatataaattagacatgcgtttcatatatatgatatatttgtaaaataataataataattttaaaattgaatagttgcaataaattcaaattatataaaaagattgcaaaaaatatagaaagatcaaaaatttgtttaatataacaGATACATACAatgttacattaaatattacttcaaattctatttaattcttacTTCTTAAttgtgtttaaaaataaaattttatgatataagtattttattaaaatattatattattttttaaattatatatatatattattatattatatatataattatatatatatttataactaaaaaaatatatatatataatatatttttttagttataaatatatataaaacaaaatctattaataattatttgtaatttttttaaagaaaagtaaaaaatacaaaaattttattaataagttagtctgaatttttattaatgttattaagttattagtctttaaattacatataattataattatatataattattttttgtaagttttatatacacaaataatgtttattatggttttattaatacaatttatatttttttaaaatattatttctgttttatttatttatttttgcataatttaaacaaatcagaacctttatatatacacactatttattttgttattgtagTAATTATAGTAGTAATTATTTgttactttcatttttcttaattatataaacagtagtttgatattgtatttatatacatgtatatacatgaaataaaatttatgtatgaatatcatttacttctttttattgattttataagtttattatgtacttaatattatacacacatatgtaattatattattattattataatatagctaatatatctaatatattgtttaaaaccaataaaattttgttatattattctaataatatttatattgtacgtacatatatatttacccctttgtattttatttgtattcaaatattatttaatttatattcaaatattattatttttgtatatgtaacattaaaacattaataattacgtaagttaaaaaactaatatacataataagttTAACAAAACTATTAGTTATCTATTTtgcgttatattttatttttttaataatatttatcttataatataaattttaaaatgaaacacatttattttataattatattttattttaattatattttattttatttgagcacttattaaattaattaataatacaaatatatgcatataatttgaacaatatactaaaagatttttatacttaatatattgtatttattttaagaatcaaAATCTACTATGAATGATTATGAAAATGACGAATTTATGACTTCTTGTTTATGTGTGAATAAAACTGATGCTAgattagaagaattattatggTATTATGGTGATATGAGATTATGCACTATATTTCCTCAAGTATGCATCaaacattataatacaaataaatttttggagtttaaatataattaattatttatttaattgctatttttattagcaaaaagtTGATATCTCAAGTTGGTTAACGTATCAGTATGGCAAAACAGTTTTCcctttacatataaataaccgtaatggaaatttattacaatcagAGTACAAACTTTATATACTTGTTGAAGCTGATCTTGAAAGCTATAATCCTCTTGCTGTAACACATGCTACAAAGGTATCATATCTATTCATTGctatacttaatataatttatttactataaaaaaattttgttatatatgtttataaaaatttaaaaaataagtctttattattttcaatattttattaatttactcattttatcattattagataaagaatattacatttttttaatattataattgtatttcaatttctataaaaatatagtataaaaatatttataatttttgttttattatttattattactatatattactatatactcaataaattagtttaaaataaattattaaaagtataaaatataatagtataaaataaatataaaataatataaaatattatcttaaattcacaattaattctgcaaaataaaatattaaaataacaaaaattttattatataatatttattatataataatattcttgtgTCTTTTAGGTTGAGGATTATGGTTTAATTATTACGTGGAcggcaaataaaaatattgatttaattatagaatctGATTTAGATATggttgcaaaattttttattgcagcAATGGAAGGTCAATGTTATGTTAATAATGGCTTATTATTGAAACGAATAGAAAGTATGTATAGATTTCAATTctgtttatcaaaatattcggatgaaaatagttttatattcttcCAGCTGTCCTGATATCAGGAAAGCCTTGCCTTTACAATAGTGATATCTTGAATTCAACTCCAACTAAAAGTAAGATTTTATCTAATCtcgaaatctatattttaaattttttatcattttattttatcgaaaatttttaaatattaaatattgatataaattttgttttatgtaataattgaaatggaaattgtataagatatattgaaaaaaattttaaatgtgtaagaattttaaatattaataactaatatataaaagttctgATTGAAATagttaagaagaatttttattcttaatgtaaagaacaataattataaattacaagtaaaaattcgattactTTCGACTTAAAAGTTTACAAAAACTGAAGTTTATATTTCGGTTTCATTCTTacgtatatattgatttttatattaatcgcaATTCTAAATCAATTTCgctaatgattataattaattataattaatataattaattttatgtttaataattgaaattattatttttatatatctttatatatttttatataatattggtttgaaaaaatcagattttcgcaatattttttgcaaatacgtatatatcaaaaatttgtaaaaagtaatcatgattaatattatatatatattttatattgtattttttacattgtatatatatttaataaaaaaagaaaaacataaagtgaattttatatatatttttgtaagaatttatagataaaatcgaATGGGAAATGCAcacggaaaaattaaaatcattaagcAACACTGCCAGAATTGCATCCGAAAAATGTAAATCACTCGAAGTTAAGGAATTTCCAGGTTTAATAGTATATCCAGAAAATATCCTAGATGCAGAAATTGAACTTGTAAAACGGATAGAATCAAATGAGACGCTaggtataaaaaaatgtatttattataattattaaattattaaaattttttaatagaatgtcGTGTATatccatataattatatacatattttttatttaagaaaaacaaatttatgttttagaaattgaaagtAAAAGTGAAGTTTCTACACcagtttcaataaatattcctcAATATGAGATCCAATTATCAGAAgatgaaatacaaaaaattacagaagatattgaatttcaagGTGTTCCACATTCTACTAGTAAATCACTTGATGTGCTTGATAATTTAGAAGATGAGTCTAAAGCTATAAGATACAGACAAGTATCTTGTAGTGATATAAAAAGTACAAGTAAACCTTTTCATGATGCTAAGGATAGCAAAATAATGGTATCAACTAGTCCTTTTAAGTAAGTATCAATTATATACCATACATATTTTATGAGCTGAAAATAGCCGAATAGAAATGTGATGATATGGTGATAATAATAGAGGAAACAAATTGAAGTCATAAAAACTTAAACAGTTGATGATGTGATATGTTCTAATTCTTTcacaataatatacatataaatacagattatatttaattaatttaaaattataattaataagtatttatatattatcttatagaaATTCTATGGCGGAAATAACAACGaagttatcaaataaaaatgtaaaaccaaatgttttaatatatgccGATAGTTTGATTGCACGTAACAATGTAAAAGGCGTATTAGAAGAATCTCTTGGCACGGATaagtatgataatttattttactatattagctttaaatatttttaaatatatttatattttacatattattcaaatgcgataatgatttgattaaaaattatttgtttgatttcgtattattttatattgatatttaaaaaatatttaatattgtagtaATATTgttccaataattaaattataatgaatcaaattaaaaaatgatcttttATCATTAGATATACCATTTATGCATTATCTCCAGAAGAAGCTCGTAATGATGCTTGGATAGAAAATGCAGCTTTAGTCGTTGTTTGTGGTAATGTCGGTAATGAAATTGGAAGCCAAATTGTGGAGTATATTCTTCATGGTGGCAAACTTCTTGCTTTATGCTCCGatgtaattcatattttacttCCATCGTTTAAAACGGCAGAAGTGCGAGAAAATGAACTTGTTCACTTTTCTTACGGGAAATGGAAGCATATACGCATGATGCATCATATCTTTTGTTATCAAGCATCTCCTGTAAGGACGAGATTCTCCCAGGATCATGAAGATGTAAAGTaagattttctttcctctatttatatcaaaatataaactaaatttaaagattattttctcatatattgaactaaatttagatatacaaaaaaaaaaaaaaaaaaaagaaaattcgtgcaaaattttaattcatttatgtaatatatataactagaAAATAGCGTAAAAATATAGCAATGTTACGATACTTTGAGATGTTTCAAAAGTATTCTTTCAGAATGTCTAGTGTGTCTCCACCAGAATCGATAGatgtgaaagataaaaaaggaaattcgcATTCATTTGATCTTAAAGTACTTGGAACAGAAGAAACTTGGCACACTCCAAGTATTTTACTTGCAACCCTTCCGGAAAGTGGTGGAAAAGTTGTATTTTCTCAAATACATCTAGAAGTGGATCCAATGCAATATGAATTTGaggaaagtaaatttaatgcGTTGAAGGAAAGTAATGTAACTAgattagaaatattcaatgatCTGTTAAAAGTACATCTGGGAATTGAATTTCGAAGTCCTTTACAAATTACTACatctgtaatttataaatcagcTTTCTTTTTGGGACGACACGAGGTatgaaagtataaattatttctgaaaaaaatttatatcaaataaattattaattataacgtaATGATGTTTTGTATGtaggtaatttttttcacataaacTTTATACAGAATAGACGAATAAGAACTATTATGCttaatatctttgatattaaaagagataaggaaaagaatttattgaatcAACCATTGTTGAAGTTTTTATTAGTATTCTTTTGTAAATGATGTCTTCCAACATTCCTTATTAAaggaaataagataaaatttcaaggTCAATTTAGTTgtgattgataattaattttgatgcttttaattaacaatgagTTATGCTCCTCTTTGTAATTGctgctaaaaaataaatctaaatatattatctttattaattcataatattgctTGCTTCTGAAttaatgcttttttttattattatattatatttactaattttttataaataatatatattgtataaaatagacacatatatctatattattattacatatgtaaatagttataaaaatttattaaaaattataatgtcatattaatttatgcgATATAACTTAATCAATATCGTTATTATAACGatatcattatttacatatataacataaatttatattataaaatttgtaattaaaaaaaaaagtaagagtaaataattaaatatatttttttgtgttttataGTTAAAACTAGAaatgttggaaaaattaaaggatataatgaaaacaaaCGATACTTTAAAAATGTCTAAGTTAGAAATCCAATTTTGTAGGAGTAGTACAGTTCCAAAACCAGcttcttcttcatttcttcCCATTATGGTACATCAGTGTCCTGACAATTTCTCTACTGTAGAATATTTtgaggtattttttttttatatattaatatatatataattaaaagatagcaaaattattttttaatatatttttttattttttaattattattttattgatttcttcaataattatttatatattttattatagaatttaactTCAAAGGAATTAGGACGTTTAGTAATATATGCAGAAGTAATAACATCTTCAATGGATGTATTTAACAGTTATAAATTAGGACATGGTTTAGCAGTTATTGTTCGTCAGCAAACTCAAGGACGAGGTATGTATTGTATTTAACatctcataaatatattagttttcaattattttatgttgataacattttattatcgtgtaattgtaataaagacattttatattaattttaaggaaGAAGCAAAAATATTTGGCTTAGTCCAAAAGGTTCTGCTCTATTTAGCTTGCAACTCCATGTGCCTACTAATACAATACTTGGAAgacgaatttcaattttacaacaTTTAATTTCTGTTGCAATTATTTCTGCATTTAAATCTTTACCAGGATATGAggttctatttaaaataatattacgaatatgtacttaaattaattatttacaaaataattttaatattttaaattttcttctacagGATATCGATCTAAGATTAAAATGGCCTAACGATATTTACGctggtaataatataaaaataggagGAATGATTATAGAGACACATGTTATTTCAGatcttaatatttgtaatgttggtaaatatattacacattattttataaaatctttcctcttataaaattatgtattgaaTGCATATAATTATGACCAATCTCTTTTAGGagttggaataaatttatttaataaagaaccTACATGTTGCATCAATGACATAGTTTGTGCATTTaatgaaatgtataataaaaaattaaaaatgatatcgtATGAACAGTACTTTGCTATTGTATTTAACGAAATTGAAAGATGGTTAAATATCGTACAAGATGATGGTATAGATGTTTTTTTGGATgcatattatacttattggATGCACACGtaacttttatttctaaattatttaaaatgttaaaaatatcatttattattattcaaatattaaaatttatttcaattttttgcatAGCGATGCGGATGTAACGGTATTATCAATAACGGGAATGACACAAAATGTTAGAATATTAGGTATAGATGATTATGGATATTTACGTGTTCGAGGAGAAGATGGAGCGATATTTACTGTACATCCAGACGGTAATACTTTCGATTGCTTGAAAGGTCTTATAGCTCCGAAATAACcaaaatagaataaagaatCTCTT from Apis mellifera strain DH4 linkage group LG4, Amel_HAv3.1, whole genome shotgun sequence includes the following:
- the LOC411759 gene encoding biotin--protein ligase isoform X1, whose protein sequence is MILTLFYMIATSIQSRRILFLKTHLSSLFQGNTNTYPSIMFYNKTIGSYKESKSTMNDYENDEFMTSCLCVNKTDARLEELLWYYGDMRLCTIFPQQKVDISSWLTYQYGKTVFPLHINNRNGNLLQSEYKLYILVEADLESYNPLAVTHATKVEDYGLIITWTANKNIDLIIESDLDMVAKFFIAAMEGQCYVNNGLLLKRIETVLISGKPCLYNSDILNSTPTKKFIDKIEWEMHTEKLKSLSNTARIASEKCKSLEVKEFPGLIVYPENILDAEIELVKRIESNETLEIESKSEVSTPVSINIPQYEIQLSEDEIQKITEDIEFQGVPHSTSKSLDVLDNLEDESKAIRYRQVSCSDIKSTSKPFHDAKDSKIMVSTSPFKNSMAEITTKLSNKNVKPNVLIYADSLIARNNVKGVLEESLGTDKYTIYALSPEEARNDAWIENAALVVVCGNVGNEIGSQIVEYILHGGKLLALCSDVIHILLPSFKTAEVRENELVHFSYGKWKHIRMMHHIFCYQASPVRTRFSQDHEDVKMSSVSPPESIDVKDKKGNSHSFDLKVLGTEETWHTPSILLATLPESGGKVVFSQIHLEVDPMQYEFEESKFNALKESNVTRLEIFNDLLKVHLGIEFRSPLQITTSVIYKSAFFLGRHELKLEMLEKLKDIMKTNDTLKMSKLEIQFCRSSTVPKPASSSFLPIMVHQCPDNFSTVEYFENLTSKELGRLVIYAEVITSSMDVFNSYKLGHGLAVIVRQQTQGRGRSKNIWLSPKGSALFSLQLHVPTNTILGRRISILQHLISVAIISAFKSLPGYEDIDLRLKWPNDIYAGNNIKIGGMIIETHVISDLNICNVGVGINLFNKEPTCCINDIVCAFNEMYNKKLKMISYEQYFAIVFNEIERWLNIVQDDGIDVFLDAYYTYWMHTDADVTVLSITGMTQNVRILGIDDYGYLRVRGEDGAIFTVHPDGNTFDCLKGLIAPK
- the LOC411759 gene encoding biotin--protein ligase isoform X2, with amino-acid sequence MILTLFYMIATSIQSRRILFLKTHLSSLFQGNTNTYPSIMFYNKTIGSYKEFIDKIEWEMHTEKLKSLSNTARIASEKCKSLEVKEFPGLIVYPENILDAEIELVKRIESNETLEIESKSEVSTPVSINIPQYEIQLSEDEIQKITEDIEFQGVPHSTSKSLDVLDNLEDESKAIRYRQVSCSDIKSTSKPFHDAKDSKIMVSTSPFKNSMAEITTKLSNKNVKPNVLIYADSLIARNNVKGVLEESLGTDKYTIYALSPEEARNDAWIENAALVVVCGNVGNEIGSQIVEYILHGGKLLALCSDVIHILLPSFKTAEVRENELVHFSYGKWKHIRMMHHIFCYQASPVRTRFSQDHEDVKMSSVSPPESIDVKDKKGNSHSFDLKVLGTEETWHTPSILLATLPESGGKVVFSQIHLEVDPMQYEFEESKFNALKESNVTRLEIFNDLLKVHLGIEFRSPLQITTSVIYKSAFFLGRHELKLEMLEKLKDIMKTNDTLKMSKLEIQFCRSSTVPKPASSSFLPIMVHQCPDNFSTVEYFENLTSKELGRLVIYAEVITSSMDVFNSYKLGHGLAVIVRQQTQGRGRSKNIWLSPKGSALFSLQLHVPTNTILGRRISILQHLISVAIISAFKSLPGYEDIDLRLKWPNDIYAGNNIKIGGMIIETHVISDLNICNVGVGINLFNKEPTCCINDIVCAFNEMYNKKLKMISYEQYFAIVFNEIERWLNIVQDDGIDVFLDAYYTYWMHTDADVTVLSITGMTQNVRILGIDDYGYLRVRGEDGAIFTVHPDGNTFDCLKGLIAPK